CTTCTGAACACAGCGGTCAGGCTGAGCTGCACTGTTGACTTGTTCCAACCCCATCTTCCCACCATCAGGATGGTTGCAAGAGTAGTTTTTTGGAGAGATGGGGATGGATGTCTGATGGGGGGACAGATCGTGGGACCTCTGCGCTGCCTGCCGTAACTGACCCCCTCTTTGCTCTGAGCTGTTTCTTTCTGGTGCCCTGtgagctgctccccaccttccccagTCTGTCAAACCAGAGCTTGTGTGAAAAAGGCTTCTGCTCGTTTTCTGTCCCAGCCTTCCACGgcttctccccagctgcctgcagcagggagcccaCCGGCGCGCTCCTGGGCACGGCCGCTCGAGCTGGGGGGGCACACACCCCCCTCCGCTGTACGCCCATCTATGGCAGAGCATTAGAACAGCTAGATAAAATTAGCTGTTCGGACGCATGTTCCTCAGGATGCCGGGACAGAGGGACACCCAGTACAGCCAGTTTGACTCATGAAGAAGAATTAATGGAAACACCCGGCTCCTGGAGGGAGGAAATACCTTGAACAGCCTTTTCCTCTGTTTGTTGCATGGGGAGGCTGACAATGGGCTCCGCGTCTGGCAGGAGCGCTGCCGGGCCGCCTCATGAATGCAGCCCGCGCGCGCCGACAGACACCGAGTCTGCGGCACCGAGCGCTCAGGAAGGGCCCGGCACAATGCGGGTGACCTGCCCTCCTGCGCCTCTTCTGCACAGATCCTGGCAGGACGGCGGAGCAGAGCGCGGGGAGGGCACTGCTACCCGCGGGGCTTTGCTGGGCTGTACCCCTGCGAGCACACAGGCTGCCGCCAGCGCCGGACTGCCAGGGTCCGGCTCCGGGTGCTCTGAACCATCCGTTGTGCGGCCCTGGTTGCAGGGAAggcagagtgtgaggagccTGCAATGGCTGGACATCTGTACCTCAAACTCTTGTTGACAAATGTTTCATATCAATGAATTGCAATTTATCCTGAGCCTGCTGCGAGACGCACTGCTGTTCACGGAGCACAAACCTGCCAAAATGGCACACAGGCTGCAACCAAGtaaaattgcctttttccaCTGTAAAAATCCAATAAACACATAACTTTTTTGTAAGCAGCCTTTATTTATCAGGGATGCCACTTGGGCcaataatttaaatgtaatgAGACAAGAGGGAATAGAAGGTCCCTAAGTCACAGGATCTTGTCGATAATGTTATGCAAATCTTTGTGAGCAGGAATGTCTGGGCAATTGTAGGACGTGCCAGCAGCAACTGCTTCAGCTGGTGTTGCTTTCAGTCTGCCGCAATCATGGCTTCCTTCAGATTCACTTTCTAGGAGGAAAGAAAGTAGCAGATGATGCATCGGGCTCCCCTGATTGTTGGTAACATTGGGCTGGGCGTGGATATGAGGAGTCAGAGGCACTGTAGCACAAGTCAGGGTGCTGCAGTCCTGATATGGGTGCGTGCGGCAGTCCCCATATGGGTGCGTGCTGCAGTCCCGATATGGGTGCATGCTGCAGTCCTGATATGGGTGCATGCTGCAATCCTGATATGGGTGcgtgctgcagcccaggcatGGGGACGTCTCTGTCCGGGGAAAACGGGCggctgcagccctgcgcagGACCATCACCCCCTTGCAGACCTGTGCCTCGTGGTGGGCAGGTTCTGGACGCGTGCTTTAATTGCGGCTATCAGTGTGAGGGGCCACGGGTTCTGCTGGTGCTCTGCCCGTGTCTTGCAGCACCAGCACCCTTGTGCGCGTCCTGCTGTCGGCCGCCTCTCCCCAAGCCGCACGGGCTGCCAAAGCATCTGTCCTTCCCTCAGCACGCCTTGGCCCGCTGGGAGCTGGGTGCGTGGTTTGGCACTGGGGGCCAAGAGGCGGCGAGGCCGTGACAAACCCAGAGCTGGCCCTGGCACAGGAGGTGCCCTGTGGAAAGCTCGAcggcctggggcaggggagaacaAAGTCCCAGCAGCGCAGCCAGGgaactggaaagcagcaggacGGGATAAAGCTCATTTGGTACCCACGGGGGCATTTCTGAGAGCATCCTCTTGCGGCAGGGTTGTCGGGGTCCCATCGTATAACACACCCCAGAGGCAGATGGATTTGGTGTCTTTGAGTGTTTGTAACACAAGAAATGGCTCTGATGGGAAAACCTGCCGGAGCGGGAGGGAAGAAGCTGCATCCCAAATGCCTGGCGCGGCGCAGCGGAGGGACGGCACGGCAGTGTCCTGTGCCACGGGCGGCCGCTCAAGGGCCCCATTTGGCCTTTTTTGGAAACAGCTGTTTGAGGCACTTCGTGTCACTGCGGAGGGTTTTGTGGGGACATGTCACGAGGTGGTGAAACAGCTGagctgcactggaacaggttgaaTGCCAGAAAACTGGCAACCGCCTCTGGAGCAAATCCCACACTGAGGCAGGTTTTTCTGAGTGAGGGcagttctgaaaagaaattttttctttcaaaaaggtCCGTCCCGAACCAGGCGTGACCCCAGCTCCCTCTAGTCTTCCTGGGAGGAGGGACCACCGTGCATcacccctcccctgccccagtgagGTCCCTGTAGCGGACGCTGAGCATGGGAGTGATGGGAGCGCAGGGCGCTGAGCGTGGCAGCGATGGGCGCGCAGGGCGCTGAGCGTGGCAGTGATGGGAGCGCAGGGCAGCGGTGCCCGGAGGTGCTCTCCTGCCGCCGTCCCGGCCTCTTGCCCTCCAGGCCGCGGTGAAGGCTGCAGACCCTTCTCCCACCTCCTGCTTTCGGGAGGCCGGTGCCGTGCTGCACAGCCCCAGGGATGCTCGGGGGAGCCGGCATGGCTCCGCACGCCGTGCATTGCGTTCCCAAGCGTGGTGCTCTCCGGGAATGCTTGGATAAGCTTCATCATGCTATAAATAATTACAATTATGCATCTCTTAAGTAATTTAAAGGATTACTTCTAGTCTCCCTGACTTATAGGCAATTTGGAGTTTTTACTGTAGGCAAAAAACCCTGTTGCTGGTCTATCATTCTTCTGAATTGTTTTATCTTTGTTGCTCTAAGCAGAGTCATgggaatgtttttttctaaacgAGCAGGTTATTAGAGGACATACCTATAAATAACTAGTCTTGgctatttttaagtattttcaaCATACTCTATCATGATGGTATGGCATAACCTGCAGAAAAACCGAGTCCAGTTCCACTGCCAAAGCATTCATAActcacttctgtttctttggatGATAGGGAGCCAAGTCTGAGTTCTCGGTCTGCTTTGCAGGAATGCAAAGAGCCTGAAGGACCGCACTGCTTGCTCTGGCTCAGAACGGGTCGTTTTCTAAACCGATTTTTCTGTTACACTATTGCAAAAGATATAATTCTACTTCATTATATAGAGGAAGCTAACCGTTGAGTCTGATTTACAATTAAATTTCTAGGGATACCAGAGTTGTCACAGCAACCGGGGGTCAAActctggtgctgctggaggggatGGCGGGAGTGCAGGggagccaggggctgctgcagaCTCTAAGAACAGGCTGCCAAATCGACACTTGGGAATTAAGGAGAGGTGCAGGGAGTCTGCTCTTAAAACAGAAGCTATATGAAATGACCAAAAAGGTATAACCGCACTCCTGCAGGAGAATTGAGCATTTCAGACAAGAGAAATTGTATTTACTTCATAATTTATTAAATTTCAGATCGCCATATGCAATAAATTATAGTCGATATAATAATAACGTCATCATAAAATATTACCATGAAGGATTTGTCTAATAGCTATAGTAATCTATACAAATAAGAACTGTAGCTATGATATTTACATTATTAGTGTTAATGGGAAGTGAACAAAATATTAAGGAACTTCACAGTAAATTCAGGGAAATATGTCATTATTATTGCTTCTGTGCAAACAATTTATACTGCGCACACACagcttgagaaagaaaaggtacAGTTGCATAGTGCGTCTCGAAAGCAAATGCATTCCCTGAAGGTTGAACTTACTGCACCCACACGGTGCACTTCCGTGCATTTTAACAAATGCAAAGTGATCCATGATCAGTAGCTGATCAGTCTCTAGAACCTCCCTCCTAGCCCCCAGCAGCGAGGCTTAGCAAGGGCTCAGCCTTTAAAGAAACAAGtttgaaaaggcaaagcacACAGTGAAGTCAGTGAACACTGAGTCCATTGGAAAGTCTGGAGTCGCGCCGGGTGCGGGGTCCCCCCACGGCTCGGTCCCACGGCTGCCTGGAGGAGCCTGGCTGCCTCCCGCCGGGAGCTGCCCTCCCGGGAGGCTCTGGCCGTCACGCTGCCGTCCGCACCGATGCCGCCGTCCACACCGATGCCGCCGCCCGCAGCGATGCTGCCGTCGGCGCTGCGGGTTGCTGCGTGCTGCGTGGGGCTGAAGCCCTGCGGGCAGTCTGTCAGGTCCGCCGGCCCGCCAGGCGCTCGGGGCAGCGGAGCGCGCCGTGTGCGGTAGGAGGTCACAGACAGTCCCATCCTGAAATGTTCTCCTCCACTTCTGCTCCCTTTGCCGGTTCAGTGAACTTTAATGAAGTATTTCCGAAATGTCAGGAACTGGAGCAGCTTGTCTTTTCGCCTCTGCTTTAGCGCCATTAGCGCTCTCGTTTTCTCCTCCAAGTCCTGGTCGGTGGCGAGGATTATCTTGgctctttcctctgccttcttGTCCCCGGAGTTTTTGAAGAGTTTCTGTAGGGACTCTTCATTGATGCTTTCAAAGATGTTGGCCACGGCTTTCTTGCGCAGGGCTGTGTCAAAGCGGTAGCCGTGGACCGAGGGGCTCACGCGCAGGGATGTGGACATGGCTGGAGTTTTGTagcttctctttgctttcatcTATGTGGGGTGCTGCCGGCTTTGCCCTCGGGTCCAGTCAGAGGGATCGGTGCTGTGCTGGCTCCCAGGACTGGTATTTAAAGGCAGTCTGGAGAAAAAAACGGCGGGCTCAAGTTACAGCGATGAGATCACGCTGATGTCAATGCTGCATAGTCATAGGCGAGTTTAACAGTTACGCTGCCAACTTTCCTCTGCCGTGCAGCGGAGACGAAAaggtttctgtgtttctgcGATGGGCATGGTTTTTCTTTGACCTGCTGCAGAACAGGCTTCACACAACTTCAGATACCGCTATGGGACTTTGAGCTAGCACAGCTCAAACTCTCCTCCTGGCCTGTTGCTGCCTGTGGAAAAGCTCTGCGTTCAGAagatataatatataatataataaaatataataaacagTTAAAAGTCCAGGTGGGAACTATTGCAATACTAGCAAGAGGTGTTAGCTGCGAGCCTGTGCACGCAGACGTGCACTTGTCTGTCTCTTGGTCAGACAGaagtacagcagcacagcagaacCAGCTCAGGTCTGGGCATGGgatgctttctgctgcttcccagaTGATACAGCTCGTGTTTAGCGCTCACGAAGCTGTATTTTCCAATTGGCAGGGTTTACCAAAGGCAGCTGATCCTTAATGTCCTCTGAGGTGACTTCCCCGGGACGTCACACCTGAGCTGCCCAGCTGGCCCATGGCAATGCTGTCACTGGGGCAGCAGGTAAAATCTCTCTGCCCCACTGTGCAGCAACAGCACCGAGCAGTTTGTTGTCCTGCTCCTGCCTCGAGCACCCTTTTTCTCTAATTTCCAGCTCCCCAGTGCAGTTCCTCTGCTCCAGAAGAGCTTGCACTCTGCACCCTACCCTCAGCTCACACCAAGCCTTGGGCTGGGCAAGACCcactcttagtcatatggtttagttttaggtagccCTGTGAGAAGCAGGGAGTgggactcgatgatccttatgggtcccttccatctCAAGGTGTTCTATGATGCTGCGACTCCCTCTCGCTGAGGACGTGGACAGGGCATGGCTACCCGCGAGCGGCCAGCTCTGGCCACTGGAGTGTCCTGCTGGGCTTAGAAATCTGGTGTTACTGAGCACAACTAAATCTGGCCCAGAATGGCAGTTGGTTCAAAAGTCACTTGAGAGCAGGGAGCCAGAGATAAGTGTATTTCGGTTAATGGCTTAAAAGCGGCCGGATGCTGCAGGCACTGTTTGGATGGAAAATTAGCTGCTTGTTTACTGGTTGTGTCGATGACCCCTATTACTCATCCTTGCTGAAGAAGTCCAGAAACAGCCCCTGTCTCCATGCCGATTTGACCAACGGCCACAGGGGTTTCCCTTATTTACTGGAGAGCTGTGGAGGTGATCCATGACTGCAGTGGTGAGCAGATCCAAAGCAACATCGCCCAGTTGCTTGTCTTTCCACATTCCCTTTAGCGCTTCTATTCCTTTGGACAGAGCGAGGGGATGTGTCTGGGCGCAGCCCCTGCAAACCCCCTCTCCTGTGGCCAGCGGGAGCCACGGGAGAGGTAGGAGCACCTGAAGTCCATGTGCCAGGCATTTCTGCCGGCACGGAGCAGAGAACGGGATGAATTGTGAGCTGTTGCTCCCCAGGCAGTGCGCAGAGCGGGGCAGGCTGCTGCCGGGCCCCCAGAACGACGGGCAGTCCCAGCTCCATCCAGGCTCTCGTGAACTGCCAGCCGGCCAGGGCTTGCCAGGCTTTTATCTTTAGGAGAGGGAGCGGACTGCATGTCAGTGTTTGGCCACTTCCCTATCTGGGACTTAGGGAATCATCCGTAAGTGCTGGGCACGCCCTGGGGCAGCCTGGCGCCCTGCATTCGCCCGCATCCCGCCCGAGGACCGGTTTTCCCAGCGACTGCCAGGACTTTGCTCCGCACCACTGTTACTGGCATGAGCTCTCCCTGCACATGcctgccatttttttctgctggttcTGCATTGCTGTCATTGTGCGGGTTACTTTTTAGAAATTtgcctgattttcttttgtatgtgCTAGCTGTTATGTGCTTTAGTGTATAAACAACTACTTTGCAAAGCCTTGTGATTCTCCGTCTGCCAGAAAGACTTAAAAGCCTCTCACTTTGCTGTAGTCTTGCCGAATTTGTGAGAATTGCACATCAGCCGCTGTTTGCTCAACATTTGCAGGGCTGGTAAATCCACCCTGAATATAGGATTTTCTTGATGTGGCTGGTCCTGGGTCTCTGCCTGTGAAAAAGCCTCATGTTTTACAGACTCCCGTTAACATGAAATACGAGGTGGGGAGCAGTAGGAACAGGGACCGTGCTCATCTCCAGTCCCCTCCTGCTCAGATGGAAAGCGCTGCCTGGAGCGCCGTGTGGGGGGAAAACGTGCCTGTAAAAAATGCCTGACCAAAATGTTAAATGTACTTTGCTTCACTGGACAGGTAATACAGTTGCAGAGTACTTGGGGCAAAAAATAGTGCCAGAAGATCAACCGTCATCTTGTGGCTGTAGAAAACGAGCCCTTCTTTTGCAAGGCGCAGTTTCCACTAGTCGAAAAGAAGAGCTGAGGCATGTTAACATACGCCTGGTTTTCACCGCTCTTATTGCACATGGAATCGTTCTGCAGGTACTTGCAGAGACACGGCTGAGAGAATAAATTAGCAATATTTGTGGAAGATACAAGCTCAGAAAACCATGCCATGGAAACCGAGAATAAAGCTGATGCTTTAGGAGTAAGACATCAGAAAGCTGCCAAGATGAAGCATGCGTTTTCTTGTAAGCTCATCTTGCGCTGAGCAGTAACAAATGTCTTTGCCCCTTCAAGCTTCTCTGCCCACTTTGTATAATTTTAGTTGTGTTCAACTGTGACTGAGAGATGAAGCATGCCTCAtcttttttccagtaatttttgtttatatgGGTCTTTTAATACTGCTTTCCCAGTAATGCCTAGGAGGAATTATTCATGTGTTGGATTGGAGCAAAACTTCAGACAAGATGTGATTTCTATCATAGCTCTCCTGGTATTGTTGTATAATTGCTTCGTGAAACGCAAACGCTCTATTTCACACATTAATGGGAGGATTAATTCCGATCCCCACCGTCTCTGCAGAGCAGCGCAGCCACATCCCTAATTGTGCTTTGCTTCTCACTGCGCGATGGGTTTGGAGCGCTACAGCTGCAGGGGCTCTTCTGGCCGGGGGACGGGCAGGACTGTGCCCAGCTTTAGGGTGCGTGGGGCCCTTCTGCAGCATCTGGCAGCGCAGCTTGTCCCAGGTCACGGCCATGAAGGTTTTGAAGCTGAAGCACTTATGATTTATTGTAGGCTAAACCAAGCCTCCGGGTCTCACAGTCAGAGCAAGCAATTGCCGGAGGGAAAGATTCGGGAAGGGCGGTGACTCAGTGGCCAGGTCTGCGCTCCGCTGGCAATGCAGAGCGTGTTTCAATAGACCCGCAGGCATCTCCCCCTCAGCGCTGTGAATTGCCCGAGGATCccgcctgccctggctgcaccGTTGCAGGAGAGGGGCAGGTAAAACAGGGAAAAGGGGaatgtccccagcccctgcaaggagccggcagccccggcagcaggaggtggaggGAAGGCCAGGGCTGCCCGTGGCAGCAGGGGTAGCTGGAGCAGCCAGTGCTTTTCCCGCAAACTCTTGCAGAGAACTTAGTCTGCATTTATGTAACCATCCAAAATCACTCCAAAGAAGGTAATCTGGGATGCCTTTGCATTTTGCTAGGGCATGTTTTGCATAGCTTTCCTTTCACTGGCCTGCCCAAGCCTGCATGGCTTGTAAAACTGCGCCGGCATTGAAAGATGCAGCAGTCCCCTAGGAGAGCACTGGTGCTGCAGAGACCTTCCCAGCCACATGTGAAATAGTCACGAACTGAGCCTTTGGAAGGCTTTGGGACAGGAGAGGAAAGTGAAATTATtaccttaaaaatatatatatgtgcttTGTCTTTAACGTATATAAAATTTAAGAATCTGAAATGCCCAGGAGCCTCAGACCATCTCTTCTCTTCCCATCCTTTCCCTCGCTACGTGTGTTCGACCTCTGGCTCACTCACAGCCTTCACTTCTTCCACTGGCCGTGGAGGTTGGAAAATCCCTGCCCTTCTCAGGAGCCAAAAATACCGTTCTTTATGTTTGCTCTTTTCTGGGAAATGTATCTGAGATGGAGTTCTCTGCAGCAGACACAGCTGTGGGATGGCTGTAAGGTCAAAGAGGAACCGGTTCATCATGTTCCTCATGGAATCCAAATTCCTGGGAATTTGTCAGACATCCAGGTTGTGCGAATGGCAGCGCCTGCCCCAGCTCTCCAACCCTGCCTACGGCTCCTTCCAGCCGTGGCTCATGTGCCTCTTCCTCTACAGCACAGGATCCACCTGGgattttctgtttggttggtTGCTGGTTGGGTTTTTCTGTGGTTGTTTCTTCAGTAGAGCATCTGGGAAGACTTGTCCCAGATCTCACGGCAGGACACAGTGCCCTTTCCTTACAGAGCTTAACTAGACCATGTGTGTCGCCTGTGACTTGTCCTGTGGTCCCAGTTCAGATGTGCAGTGTGGTGGGATGTATTTTAACTGCAGTTCTACTGCAGTTCTGTTGCTGGAAAGTAAAGGCATTTCTCAGACTATCCTGATCCCACAGCTGcctgcctaaaaaaaaaaaaaaaaaaagctattgctTTTCAGACAGCAGTAGACATGATTAAACTGGTTAAATTCCATCGGAAAAGTttttaatagggaaaaaaaattgccttttgtCTATTTAATACTTTTCTTTATCCTACCTATGAAAACTAAATTAGATGCTGGCTTCTGGGCTGCTAAGACAGGCGTTGTTATATCAGACATAGTCTGCACGGCATTAATTCCGTGCTCCAGCCTCCCACAGCTGACGCGAGCAGGAGTATTTTTTATTAACATCTGTCACTCAGCTGCAGCCGGCAGCTCCCGGCATCTCTCCATAGGGCTCCCTCCGCCCCGTGCCTCATCTCCTTCACCAGCAACCTGCGTACCCATTCTGCTGACACCTGGGACAACCGGCAACAGCCGGCGACAGCCCAACTGGTCCTACAGCTGGCGTGACGTTTACCATTTTAAGGGCAGCACAGGCGGGTGATgagttttaagaaaataatgaattttcaCAGTGTCGATGCAGTAAGAGGAGTCGGTAAAAAGAGTCAGGGGTGCAAAGTGAGAACATCGCCTTGCCCCTCGTTGCTGGCCCTGGCAGCAGTGTCCCTGCGGGCAGGTCCGTCCCTGGTCGGTGGCACCAAGGGTGCAGGTTGGACTGGCTTGGGTGAGGGGGACGGTGCCCTTTGGAAGAGGAAAGCGGAGCTTTGCAGAACAGCACCGTCCTGCGCAGGCAGAAGGAACGCGCTgaagctgcctggctgtgcGAACGCTGCTGCTCATCCGCGGGAGCTGAGCATCGCAGGGAGACCATATAAGAGTAAAGTTTGTGGTATTACTGATAATGAATGTCTCCTCATTTCTCATAAATTCTCTGCTAAATGTACGATCACTGAGTTAATAATGGAGTGGAGGACATAATGAATAACCAGTTACAGTAAGTAAATCATGCTTGttaagaaacagaacagaaacagaaatttctgGCGCTTTTAAAAGCCAGTAAAAGCAGCCCTGCATTCAGCAAAGCTGAGCTGAGGACACACCGACTTCGGGCGTGAAACGCTTGCTGTCAcggcgggctgggggggccggggctggcgaGGGGAGGCTGGCTGTGTGCAGAAGCCACGGGTGGCTTCTCCTGTTGCCTGAGGCTTCCCAAAGCCACCTTGCAAAGGGGAACTCAAACTGCGGTGCTCCCCACTTGTGGTGGGAGATAATTACTAGAGAGGCTGGTGGCAGATTGCCAGCCAGAGCATGTGGTACAGCTGAAAATCTTGTTAAAAACCGAAAAGCTGTGTCTGGtggggatgcaggcagcagcaggcaacCGGCGTGCTCGGAGCATGCGGGCAGAGTAGCGGTGAGTGGGTTTGCTGGGGTCCCGGCTGGTcgctggagggggctggggtgACCCCGCAGCCGGGCAGCTTCCGCGGTGAGCAGAGGGCCGCTCCGTCAGGCGGGGGCTGCGTGCTGGCAGGACCAGCATCCTGAAATGGCACCGTGTTTGCAGACCGGCTCACCATGTCCCGCTATTTCCATGGGAGAcaaggaaagtattttaatatcCTGACTTCAGCATCTTCCTCCCGGGTCAGGAAGACTGAGCATGGCAATGAAAGTTTAGACTTTCAAGCACAAacaacctttttctttctctgctgagtTTCCTGTTTGATCTTCCTGAAGGTCCCCGAGTACCCCTCGCTGGAGAAGGGTGAAGGCAGAGCCGTCTCCAGTTGTCAGACAGCTCATTGTCTGGTGCCGCGGGGACGGGCTCACGGGAAATCCTGCCTTGGGGCTGGGATGCGGGGCTGGCTCGGGTCATTGTCGCAGCCCAGCCCACGGGCGACAGTACCAGACACACGTACCAGCGCTCAAGTGCCCCCCTCATCAGGGCTCTGCTTTCTGCCGAgctgcttcctctgctgtaaAAGGGGTGGTGGACAGGATGCGTGCCTTTGTACTGCTCCACCTTCTGGGGGccctctgtgccccccatgGCTCCTGGAGCCGCAGTGGCTGCGGCCCCGGGCTGTGTACGGGGGTCGGCGCCGGATCGGGAGCCAGATGTGCAAAAGGGCACGGCAAAGCCTCCCACGGGGCTCGGGGAGCGGGGTCCTAAAGCGATCAGGATGGAGGCAGAACCGTGGCGACGTGCAGTCGTGACGCAACGTAAGGGTTGGGGGGGCTGATCTGTGGTACCTGGCAAGGGCTGTGATGGTGCAGAGGCGATTCTGGGCTTGGCAGCAGCTCACCAAGGGCTCAGGGCTGGTGCTCTGCCTGGGACCATGACACAGGGGAAAGCCTGGGCGACCTCTGCGCAATGCTGCGACTCCGCGAGTGGTCCAGCGTGGCTGGGAAACCCGCAGAGGGACTTTGCCGGGGTGCAAGAGCGTGAGTTAAAATGGCAAGGCACCTTCACGCCAGGGTGCTCAGCCCGAAATCTGGTTTTGATCTGCATCTGCTGCTTATTTGCCTGCTTTGAGTGAATTGCTGGGTAGCAATAAGGCTATTTCCCGGCTCTGGGGCGTGGGCAGTGACTGACCCCTCACCACTTTTGAAGCAGTTTTCAGTTCTGATTTGCAAAATGCAGTACCAGTTTGCGATCCACCCAGAAGCAAACTAAAGAGCATTGCCCCTGGTGAGGTAAGAAGCACCCGCTTTGCGCAGAGGGAGCTGAGCCGGGTCCTGGTTCAGAGGGACAGGCTTTGCTAGCAGAAAACCTGCAAATTTAGTTTTCAGTTCCTTAATCTTGTGGCGAAGCAAAACAGGCACATGGCAGAGGTAGCTCCTGTGctggctgtgttttggggaagaGCAGCGTGTATCTGGTAGCAGTGTGCAGCCAAGGCTTGAGGACATGTATCCGAGTAACACCGAGAGAAGAAAACTGATAATCAGAGCTGTGGGAATCATCCAGCCTGCGCCTATGGAGTTTTATCAGGAAATCAACCGATACCTAAATCGTGTGGGAGATTAGCTTGAAATTGTGGTGTTACCAGCCTTGTAGTTCATTCTTCCAGTAATAAAAGAGCTCCTTGGAGAAAACAGATGGTGTTTGCCTCCTGTCACCCTCTTTTGTGGCCTGACAGCTTTCGCTTTCTAGCTGccagaaaagcaatttctgcGATCCTCCTCCTGTCACCGCTGCGGTCACCGGGGCAGCACTGCAGCCCGAATCCTCTGCAGGGCCCTGCCTCTaccctgcctgtggcagcaATGGCAGCGGCCAGCCGAATCGCAGGGGCTGCTGCTTGCATACAGGTCtcggggggttttttttttgcatgctgaGGCCCTGCTGCAGATTCCCCCAGGGCACACCCGGGGCTGGCTGTGCTTCTGCCGCTTTAGGGGGGACGGGAGATGTACTGCACGGGTGTCGCATGGGTCTGCACAGGTGTCGCATGGGTCTGCACGGGTGCCGCATGGGTCTGCATGGGTGTCGCATGGGTCTGCATGGGTGTCGCATGGGTTTGCACGGGTGTCGCATGGGTCTGCATGGGTGTCGCATGGATTTGCACGGGTGTCGCATGGGTCTGCACGGGTGTCGCATGGGTTTGCATGGGCATCGCACAGGTTTGAGACCCACACAGCCGTCAGAACCAGGTTCAGGCCGTTCCCAGGACCGTTGCGGCTGTTTCTGGGGTTACGGCAGGTTGCTGAACTTCTGCCAGGGGTTGTTTTCCCCAGCAAATTGCAACTGGCAGCGTACGTCATCTCCCACTCCGAAGAGCAATAGCAGGGCTGTAAAGCCTATCTGCAGGGCAGAGGCGAGGCTGGCGGTTTCAGGCGCCGGGCCGGCTCCAGTCGCCTGCCCCAGCTGAGGTCTGTGCCAGGCGGAGCTGGGCCGGGGAGAGCCCTGCGATCCCTGAATCATCCAGAGCGCAGCGGGGCACGGACGTGCTCCGCACGGCCGCAGAGGGGGAAACCCTCTGAGGCTTTCCGAGCAGCAGCCCCCTGGCAGTCTCTGCTCTCAGACTTGTTTAGCTCTTGCAGTGATGACTTCTAGATGTTTCCGAACAA
This Pelecanus crispus isolate bPelCri1 chromosome 21, bPelCri1.pri, whole genome shotgun sequence DNA region includes the following protein-coding sequences:
- the TCIM gene encoding transcriptional and immune response regulator; its protein translation is MKAKRSYKTPAMSTSLRVSPSVHGYRFDTALRKKAVANIFESINEESLQKLFKNSGDKKAEERAKIILATDQDLEEKTRALMALKQRRKDKLLQFLTFRKYFIKVH